In Nonomuraea sp. NBC_00507, the following are encoded in one genomic region:
- the sppA gene encoding signal peptide peptidase SppA, which translates to MDAGKAIFETVDKLRQRRTAPLVLELDLTEGITEGPPTDPLAAVLSMRKTRLSDVLSGLRKARQDSRVKALIVKIGTAPLGLAMVQELRQAVIQFRASGKLTVAFSETFGEFGGGTVPYYLASAFERVCLQPSGDVGLTGVALEQRFLKGALTKLGVGFEAGQRHEYKTAPNTFTQDHMTEAHRESMGRIVESVTETMIAGIADGRRLDAGKVRELIDRGPFTAVEAKDAGLVDELAYRDEVYDEVKKAAGGEAHLQYVSRYARAAAVRKLPHPLADGIALVHGTGMIKTGRSGRSPLGGGGAMGSDTISAAFRAARRDEHIKAVVFRVDSPGGSYVASDTVWREVSLTRKVKPVIVSMGDLAASGGYFVSMAADVIVAQPGTLTGSIGVYGGKPVFSELLGKMGINSEMVAEGANAGMFSTSRSFSPEQWERINAWLDRIYDDFVAKVAESRKLTRERTHELARGRVWTGADAQSGGLVDELGGLEDALALARKRAGLAEDAPVRMYPRLNPLERLRGPESSEDKSAALARVRLDAWGPLARLSAELGLPAAGPLILPEWYIIR; encoded by the coding sequence ATGGACGCAGGCAAGGCGATCTTCGAAACCGTCGACAAGCTTCGCCAGCGGCGCACCGCCCCGCTGGTGCTGGAGCTCGATCTCACCGAGGGCATTACGGAAGGCCCGCCGACGGACCCGCTCGCCGCGGTGCTGTCCATGCGGAAGACGCGCCTGTCCGACGTCCTGTCCGGGCTGCGCAAGGCCAGGCAGGACTCCAGGGTCAAGGCGCTGATCGTGAAGATCGGGACCGCCCCCTTGGGCCTGGCCATGGTGCAGGAGCTGCGCCAGGCCGTGATCCAGTTCCGGGCCTCCGGCAAGCTGACGGTGGCGTTCTCCGAGACGTTCGGCGAGTTCGGCGGCGGCACCGTGCCCTACTACCTGGCCAGCGCGTTCGAGCGCGTCTGCCTGCAGCCGAGCGGCGACGTCGGGCTGACCGGGGTGGCGCTGGAGCAGCGTTTCCTCAAGGGGGCGCTGACGAAGCTGGGAGTGGGGTTCGAGGCCGGGCAGCGGCATGAGTACAAGACCGCCCCCAACACCTTCACCCAGGACCACATGACCGAAGCGCACCGCGAGTCCATGGGCCGCATCGTGGAGTCGGTCACCGAGACGATGATCGCCGGCATCGCCGACGGCCGCAGGCTGGACGCGGGCAAGGTGCGCGAGCTGATCGACCGGGGCCCGTTCACGGCCGTGGAGGCGAAGGACGCCGGGCTGGTCGACGAGCTGGCGTACCGGGACGAGGTGTACGACGAGGTCAAGAAGGCCGCGGGCGGCGAGGCGCACCTGCAGTACGTGTCCAGGTACGCCAGGGCCGCGGCCGTGCGGAAGTTGCCGCACCCGCTGGCCGACGGGATCGCGCTCGTCCACGGCACCGGCATGATCAAGACTGGGCGCAGCGGCCGGAGCCCGCTCGGCGGGGGTGGCGCGATGGGCTCCGACACGATCAGCGCCGCGTTCCGGGCGGCCAGGCGCGACGAGCACATCAAGGCGGTCGTCTTCCGGGTCGACAGCCCCGGCGGCTCGTACGTGGCCTCCGACACGGTGTGGCGCGAGGTGTCGCTGACGCGCAAGGTGAAGCCGGTGATCGTCTCCATGGGCGACCTGGCGGCGTCCGGCGGCTACTTCGTGTCGATGGCCGCCGACGTGATCGTGGCCCAGCCCGGCACACTGACAGGCTCCATCGGCGTGTACGGTGGCAAGCCCGTCTTTTCCGAATTGCTCGGCAAAATGGGGATAAATTCGGAAATGGTGGCGGAGGGGGCCAACGCGGGGATGTTCTCCACGTCCCGCAGCTTCTCCCCCGAGCAGTGGGAGCGGATCAACGCCTGGCTCGACCGGATCTACGACGACTTCGTGGCCAAGGTTGCCGAAAGCCGCAAACTGACCCGCGAGCGAACCCACGAACTGGCCCGCGGCCGGGTGTGGACCGGCGCCGACGCGCAGTCTGGCGGGCTGGTGGACGAGCTGGGCGGGCTGGAGGACGCGCTGGCGCTGGCCAGAAAGCGGGCCGGGCTCGCGGAGGACGCGCCCGTCCGCATGTATCCGCGGCTCAACCCGCTGGAGCGGCTGCGCGGGCCGGAGTCCAGCGAGGACAAGTCGGCCGCGCTGGCCAGGGTCCGGCTGGACGCCTGGGGACCGCTCGCCCGTCTGTCCGCCGAACTCGGACTCCCGGCCGCGGGCCCGCTGATCCTGCCCGAGTGGTACATCATCCGCTGA
- a CDS encoding S8 family peptidase has product MRLPSLLAGAIVLAATSATLVAAPAFADPESKIDPEITATGEHRAIVHVQQPTQVGSVQASAEQVKQGKKNVSAEPPSEVAGKLDFFVYRGTRAELEKIAEQSDVVSIRKDKLNEPTLVQSIPLIGADKAHKQGFTGKGTAVAILDTGIDQDHPAFGGRIAAQACFSATDPVDGSKPLCPNGSQFQIGDGAANAETDACMTGAPQPQYGLCYHGTHVAGIAAGQATSGFAANGVAPKATIIPIQVFSRFDNSPYCAGRPVCVLAYDSSILTGMAYADTLADQHNLASVNLSLGGGKYDTACDAGDGADFKAEVDKLLAKGVATVVASGNNGYDAAVSWPACVSTTVAVGATDKQDAVAAFSNRGPLLDVFAPGVAITAAIVDDSYAALNGTSMATPHVTGAFALLHQKYRRAGVDQLLGALKSTGKPITYMSADTEVTTPRINVYAALRSRL; this is encoded by the coding sequence TTGAGGCTCCCGTCTCTGCTGGCCGGCGCGATCGTGTTAGCCGCAACCTCGGCAACACTCGTCGCCGCACCCGCGTTCGCCGACCCCGAATCCAAGATCGACCCTGAGATCACGGCGACCGGCGAGCACCGCGCCATCGTTCACGTGCAGCAGCCCACCCAGGTCGGCTCCGTGCAAGCCAGCGCAGAGCAGGTCAAGCAGGGCAAGAAGAACGTCTCCGCGGAACCGCCCTCCGAGGTCGCCGGCAAGCTGGACTTCTTCGTCTACCGCGGCACCCGTGCCGAACTCGAGAAGATCGCCGAGCAGTCCGACGTCGTCTCCATCCGCAAGGACAAGCTCAACGAGCCCACGCTGGTGCAGAGCATCCCGCTGATCGGCGCCGACAAGGCGCACAAGCAGGGCTTCACGGGCAAGGGCACCGCCGTCGCCATCCTCGACACGGGCATCGACCAGGACCATCCCGCCTTCGGCGGCCGCATCGCGGCCCAGGCCTGCTTCTCGGCCACCGACCCCGTCGACGGCTCCAAGCCGCTGTGCCCGAACGGCAGCCAGTTCCAGATCGGCGACGGCGCGGCGAACGCCGAGACCGACGCGTGCATGACGGGGGCGCCGCAGCCGCAGTACGGCCTGTGCTACCACGGCACGCACGTGGCGGGCATCGCGGCAGGCCAGGCCACGAGCGGCTTCGCGGCCAACGGCGTCGCCCCGAAGGCCACGATCATCCCGATCCAGGTCTTCAGCCGCTTCGACAACTCGCCGTACTGCGCGGGCCGCCCCGTGTGCGTCCTGGCGTACGACTCCTCGATCCTGACCGGCATGGCCTACGCCGACACGCTGGCCGACCAGCACAATCTGGCCTCGGTGAACCTGAGCCTGGGCGGCGGCAAGTACGACACGGCCTGCGACGCGGGCGACGGCGCTGACTTCAAGGCCGAAGTGGACAAGCTCCTCGCCAAGGGCGTGGCCACGGTGGTGGCCTCGGGCAACAACGGCTACGACGCGGCGGTGTCCTGGCCGGCGTGCGTCTCCACCACGGTCGCGGTAGGCGCCACGGACAAGCAGGACGCCGTGGCCGCCTTCTCCAACCGCGGCCCGCTCCTGGACGTCTTCGCCCCGGGCGTGGCCATCACGGCGGCGATCGTGGACGACTCGTACGCGGCCCTGAACGGCACGTCGATGGCGACCCCGCACGTCACGGGCGCCTTCGCCCTGCTGCACCAGAAGTACCGCCGCGCAGGAGTGGACCAGTTGCTGGGAGCCCTGAAGAGCACCGGCAAGCCGATCACGTACATGAGCGCGGATACCGAGGTGACAACCCCAAGGATCAACGTCTACGCCGCACTCCGCAGCCGCCTCTGA
- a CDS encoding S8 family peptidase, producing the protein MRLRSLLARTTALAAISAVLCTAPALHADTTDTTGTPSAPGSADTGTPGAPRSGNSRLTPGNADMTGPAISPALVEEIESGARVRSIIQVKPGQSVDAVAGDIEQTSQGSRVLQSAKSPNFFVAKVDQPTLAMLQKDVRVQAVYKDELHSPALDTSTVVIRSNRANTAGWTGRGTAIAVLDTGIDRDHGFFTSRLVDEACFSSSDAGDRTVSLCPNNQPSQTGPGAADAETAQCMVSGRSICDHGSHVAGIAAGRMAPGAPADGVAPAAGILPIQVFSRVDNPQLCGGGRRMSPCLLSYTSDQKLALEYVARVVRTHNIAAVNMSLGGGGPYTTACDGNPSAAAVKPDFDTLVGLGVAPVVAAGNNGSANGVSAPACISTAVAVGATDDADRLASFTNRGPLLDLFAPGVRVRSAVPSGMYREASGTSMSAPHVAGTFALLKQAFPGNSVAQNLQRLQATGRAIQYDAGGTSATTSRIDAQRATAGGRAAA; encoded by the coding sequence GTGAGGCTACGGTCCTTGCTCGCCCGCACCACCGCGCTGGCCGCCATATCCGCCGTGCTCTGCACGGCCCCGGCACTCCACGCCGACACCACCGACACCACCGGAACGCCCAGCGCGCCGGGCTCGGCCGACACAGGCACGCCAGGCGCGCCGAGATCCGGCAACTCGCGCCTCACACCCGGCAACGCCGACATGACCGGCCCGGCCATCAGCCCCGCGCTCGTCGAAGAGATCGAGTCGGGGGCCAGGGTCCGCTCCATCATCCAGGTCAAGCCGGGCCAGAGCGTGGACGCCGTCGCCGGCGACATCGAACAGACCTCCCAGGGCAGCCGGGTCCTGCAGTCGGCGAAATCGCCGAACTTCTTCGTCGCCAAAGTGGACCAGCCGACGCTCGCCATGCTCCAGAAGGACGTCCGCGTCCAGGCGGTCTACAAGGACGAGCTCCACTCGCCCGCCCTCGACACCAGCACTGTCGTGATCCGCTCGAACCGGGCGAACACCGCAGGCTGGACCGGCAGGGGCACGGCGATCGCCGTCCTCGACACGGGAATCGACCGCGACCACGGTTTCTTCACCAGCCGGCTGGTGGACGAGGCGTGCTTCTCCTCATCCGACGCCGGCGACCGCACGGTCTCCCTCTGCCCGAACAACCAGCCCAGCCAGACCGGCCCCGGCGCGGCGGACGCCGAGACCGCGCAGTGCATGGTCAGCGGGAGGAGCATCTGCGACCACGGCTCCCACGTGGCCGGCATCGCGGCGGGCAGGATGGCCCCCGGCGCCCCGGCCGACGGAGTCGCGCCCGCGGCCGGCATCCTGCCGATCCAGGTCTTCAGCCGGGTGGACAACCCCCAGCTCTGCGGGGGCGGCAGGAGAATGTCGCCGTGCCTCCTGAGCTACACCTCCGATCAGAAGCTGGCGCTCGAGTACGTCGCCAGGGTGGTCAGGACGCACAACATCGCGGCGGTGAACATGAGCCTGGGCGGCGGCGGCCCGTACACCACGGCGTGTGACGGCAACCCGAGCGCCGCCGCGGTCAAGCCGGACTTCGACACCCTGGTGGGGCTCGGGGTGGCGCCAGTGGTGGCGGCGGGCAACAACGGCTCCGCGAACGGCGTCAGCGCCCCCGCCTGCATCTCCACCGCCGTCGCGGTAGGCGCGACCGACGACGCCGACAGGCTGGCCTCGTTCACCAACCGGGGGCCGCTGCTCGACCTGTTCGCGCCGGGCGTGCGCGTCCGCTCGGCGGTGCCCAGCGGGATGTACCGGGAGGCGAGCGGCACGTCGATGTCCGCACCACACGTGGCGGGCACGTTCGCGCTGCTCAAGCAGGCCTTCCCCGGCAACTCGGTCGCGCAGAACCTGCAGCGGCTGCAGGCGACGGGAAGAGCCATCCAGTACGACGCCGGGGGCACCTCGGCGACCACGTCGCGGATCGACGCCCAGCGCGCCACCGCCGGCGGACGCGCCGCCGCGTGA
- a CDS encoding S8 family peptidase, producing the protein MRLRHLIVCSTVLAVLPLAGPAYADDPTPTPTPAPSSTIAQDKVEDGLAADGGAERAIVELTEPAQNEPVASQAAAESVDVLLRPQNQSFMVVEGTAEELAKLAEDPRVTSIHRDRTYTPADVSPSLKLIGADQAHAKGFTGTGQAVAVLDTGIDRDHPWFGNRIVAEACFSAVESGVESLCPNGQPEQIGAGAADAMTAKCLAGGANLCDHGTHVAGIAAGTGGVAPGAGIVAVQVFSRVNDEDVCGEPSCLLAFESSLRLAMDYVAGLTQPVAAVNLSLGGMVSETECDASEEGAIFKPKIDALLAKGTATVVAAGNEFFEGASYPACITSAVAVGANDGSDAIADFSNRGALVDLFAPGVDIESSVPDNVTTVYSGTSMATPHVAGALALMKQAAPQTAMPDLINTLKTTGRPYVYQANGTQVTTPRLDLAAALAGATTQPPITQTPVAPPEPGPTESGPSPEPPDDNPSDEPSDEPSDEPSSSTSPVPLPTVTVTVTVTPTPATTAAVCTRGTAATKMPAKTWAVEIHRSSGTIPDATLTCYLKLISKSSKVFPELTKASSLGKAYRVLKNTKTGKGKLESALLTAWLNWAHGTNGTTTLTAAEKVRLSSKPSAAALKKATKDILKTVK; encoded by the coding sequence GTGCGACTTCGCCATCTGATCGTGTGCTCGACCGTGCTGGCCGTGCTCCCGTTAGCGGGTCCGGCCTACGCAGACGACCCGACACCGACACCGACCCCCGCGCCCAGCAGCACCATCGCTCAGGACAAGGTCGAGGATGGCTTAGCCGCCGACGGCGGCGCCGAGCGGGCCATCGTCGAGCTGACCGAGCCCGCCCAGAACGAGCCCGTGGCGAGCCAGGCGGCGGCCGAGAGCGTGGACGTGCTGCTGCGGCCGCAGAACCAGTCGTTCATGGTCGTCGAGGGCACCGCGGAGGAACTGGCCAAGCTGGCCGAGGATCCGCGGGTCACCTCGATCCACCGGGACAGGACGTACACGCCTGCCGACGTCTCCCCCAGCCTCAAGCTGATCGGCGCCGACCAGGCGCACGCCAAGGGCTTCACCGGGACCGGCCAGGCCGTGGCCGTGCTGGACACCGGCATCGACCGCGACCATCCGTGGTTCGGCAACCGGATCGTGGCCGAGGCATGCTTCTCGGCCGTGGAGAGCGGCGTGGAGTCGCTGTGCCCGAACGGGCAGCCGGAGCAGATCGGGGCCGGCGCGGCCGACGCCATGACGGCGAAGTGCCTGGCGGGCGGCGCCAACCTGTGCGATCACGGCACCCACGTCGCGGGCATCGCGGCCGGCACGGGAGGCGTGGCGCCGGGCGCCGGAATCGTGGCGGTGCAGGTGTTCAGCCGGGTCAACGACGAGGACGTCTGCGGCGAGCCGTCGTGCCTGCTGGCGTTCGAGTCGTCGCTGCGGCTGGCCATGGACTACGTGGCCGGGCTGACCCAGCCGGTCGCCGCGGTGAACCTGAGCCTGGGCGGCATGGTGTCGGAGACCGAGTGCGACGCCAGCGAAGAGGGCGCGATCTTCAAGCCGAAGATCGACGCGCTGCTGGCCAAGGGCACGGCGACCGTGGTGGCGGCGGGGAACGAGTTCTTCGAAGGGGCGTCGTACCCGGCCTGCATCACCTCGGCGGTGGCCGTCGGGGCGAACGACGGTAGCGACGCCATCGCGGACTTCTCCAACCGCGGTGCGCTGGTGGACCTGTTCGCGCCGGGTGTGGACATCGAGTCGTCGGTGCCGGACAACGTGACGACCGTCTACAGCGGCACGTCGATGGCCACGCCGCACGTGGCCGGCGCGCTGGCGCTGATGAAGCAGGCGGCGCCGCAGACGGCGATGCCCGACCTGATCAACACGTTGAAGACGACCGGCCGGCCGTACGTATACCAGGCCAACGGCACGCAGGTCACAACGCCGCGCCTGGACCTGGCGGCGGCGCTGGCCGGCGCGACGACGCAGCCGCCCATCACGCAGACCCCGGTCGCTCCGCCGGAGCCCGGCCCCACGGAGAGCGGCCCGAGCCCTGAGCCTCCCGACGACAATCCCTCGGACGAGCCGTCGGACGAACCTTCAGATGAGCCTTCGTCGTCCACGTCGCCGGTCCCGCTGCCGACCGTCACGGTCACGGTGACCGTCACGCCGACGCCGGCCACCACGGCGGCGGTGTGCACACGCGGCACGGCCGCCACGAAGATGCCGGCCAAGACCTGGGCCGTGGAGATCCACCGCAGCAGCGGCACGATCCCCGACGCCACGCTCACCTGCTACCTCAAGCTGATCAGCAAGTCGAGCAAGGTGTTCCCCGAGCTGACGAAGGCGTCGTCGCTGGGCAAGGCGTACCGGGTGCTGAAGAACACCAAGACCGGTAAGGGCAAGCTCGAGAGCGCGCTGCTGACGGCCTGGCTGAACTGGGCCCACGGCACGAACGGCACCACGACGCTGACCGCGGCGGAGAAGGTGCGGCTGAGCAGCAAGCCGTCCGCGGCGGCGCTGAAGAAGGCGACGAAGGACATCCTCAAAACCGTCAAGTAG
- the glgB gene encoding 1,4-alpha-glucan branching protein GlgB yields MRTELDRLAGGAHHDPHSVLGAHPVAGGVVFRALRPLAERVRVVLEDGTAHDMKHQAHGVFEVTVPGLDKVPDYTLSVKYAGAEPRTFRDPYRHWPTLGEVDLHLIGEGRHERLWEALGARVMKHEDVEGAAFAVWAPNARGIRVVGDFNHWDGTAYPMRSLGRSGVWELFIPELAAGERYKYQILGADGIWRDKADPMARRTEVPPLTASVVDKSAYSWDDEVWMANRPDKHSPAEPMSIYEVHLGSWRPGLTYVELADQLSEYVADMGFTHVELLPVAEHPFGGSWGYQVTSYYAPTARFGTPDEFRHFVDRMHQRGIGVLLDWVPAHFPMDDWALARFDGTPLYEHADPGRGEHPDWGTYVFDFGRREVRNFLVANALYWLKEFHIDGLRVDAVASMLYLDYSRREGEWTPNVYGGRENLDAVDFLKEMNAVCYREMPGISTVAEESTAWPGVSRPVHLGGLGFGFKWNMGWMHDTLEYLRHEPIFRQYHHHQMTFSLLYAYSEHYVLPLSHDEVVHGKGSLLGKMPGDEWQRFAQLRALLAFMWAHPGKQLLFMGGEFGQGSEWSEERGLDWWVLEFEGHQGVQRLVRDLNRIYKETPALWQQDSSPEGFRWIDADDASGNTFSFVRYASDGSAVACVVNFSGAPHENYRLGLPYAGRWEEAVNTDAYAYWGSGVGNMGSVEAAMEAYHGLPYSTTLRVPPMGAVWLTHEGTR; encoded by the coding sequence ATGAGGACAGAGCTCGACCGCCTGGCAGGCGGGGCGCACCATGATCCGCACTCCGTGCTGGGAGCGCACCCCGTCGCGGGCGGGGTGGTCTTCCGCGCGCTGCGCCCGCTTGCCGAGCGGGTCAGGGTGGTGCTGGAGGACGGTACGGCCCACGACATGAAACACCAGGCTCACGGGGTGTTCGAGGTCACGGTCCCCGGCCTGGACAAGGTGCCCGACTACACGCTCAGCGTCAAATACGCCGGCGCGGAGCCGCGTACGTTCCGGGATCCGTACCGGCACTGGCCCACGCTGGGAGAAGTGGACCTGCATCTCATCGGCGAGGGGCGGCACGAGCGGCTGTGGGAGGCGCTCGGCGCGCGGGTGATGAAGCATGAGGACGTCGAGGGCGCCGCGTTCGCCGTCTGGGCGCCGAACGCGCGCGGCATCAGGGTCGTCGGCGACTTCAACCATTGGGACGGCACCGCTTACCCGATGCGGTCGCTGGGCCGGTCAGGGGTGTGGGAGCTGTTCATCCCCGAGCTGGCGGCGGGCGAGCGATACAAATACCAGATCCTCGGCGCGGACGGCATCTGGCGGGACAAGGCCGACCCGATGGCCAGGCGGACCGAGGTGCCGCCGCTGACGGCCTCCGTGGTGGACAAGTCGGCCTACAGCTGGGACGACGAGGTGTGGATGGCGAACCGGCCGGACAAGCACTCCCCGGCCGAGCCGATGAGCATCTACGAGGTGCACCTGGGGTCGTGGCGGCCCGGGCTGACGTATGTGGAGCTGGCCGACCAGCTGTCGGAGTACGTCGCCGACATGGGGTTCACGCACGTGGAGCTGCTGCCGGTGGCCGAGCACCCGTTCGGCGGGTCGTGGGGCTACCAGGTGACGTCCTACTACGCGCCGACGGCGAGGTTCGGCACCCCCGACGAGTTCCGCCACTTCGTGGACCGCATGCACCAGCGGGGCATCGGCGTGCTGCTGGACTGGGTGCCGGCGCACTTCCCGATGGACGACTGGGCGCTGGCGCGCTTCGACGGCACGCCACTGTACGAGCACGCCGACCCGGGCAGGGGCGAGCACCCGGACTGGGGCACGTACGTCTTCGACTTCGGCCGCAGGGAAGTGCGTAACTTCCTGGTCGCCAACGCGCTCTATTGGCTCAAGGAGTTCCACATCGACGGGCTGCGGGTGGACGCGGTGGCGTCGATGCTCTACCTGGACTACTCGCGCCGCGAGGGCGAGTGGACACCGAACGTCTACGGCGGCAGGGAAAACCTGGACGCGGTCGACTTCCTCAAGGAGATGAACGCCGTCTGCTACCGGGAGATGCCCGGCATCTCGACCGTGGCGGAGGAGTCGACGGCCTGGCCGGGGGTGTCGCGGCCGGTGCACCTGGGCGGGCTCGGGTTCGGGTTCAAGTGGAACATGGGCTGGATGCACGACACGCTCGAATACCTGCGCCATGAGCCGATCTTCCGCCAGTATCACCACCACCAGATGACGTTCTCGCTGCTGTACGCGTACTCCGAGCACTACGTGCTGCCGCTGTCGCACGACGAGGTCGTGCACGGCAAGGGCTCGCTGCTCGGCAAGATGCCCGGCGACGAGTGGCAGCGCTTCGCGCAGCTGCGGGCGCTGCTGGCGTTCATGTGGGCGCATCCGGGCAAGCAGCTGCTGTTCATGGGCGGCGAGTTCGGCCAGGGTTCGGAGTGGTCGGAGGAGCGCGGCCTGGACTGGTGGGTGCTGGAGTTCGAGGGGCACCAGGGCGTGCAGCGGCTGGTCCGCGACCTGAACCGGATCTACAAGGAGACTCCGGCGCTCTGGCAGCAGGACTCCTCGCCGGAGGGGTTCCGGTGGATCGACGCCGACGACGCTTCCGGGAACACGTTCTCGTTCGTCCGCTACGCGAGCGACGGGTCGGCGGTGGCGTGCGTGGTGAACTTCAGCGGCGCGCCGCACGAGAACTACCGGCTCGGGCTCCCGTACGCGGGGCGGTGGGAGGAGGCGGTCAACACCGACGCCTACGCCTACTGGGGCAGCGGCGTGGGCAACATGGGGTCGGTCGAGGCGGCCATGGAGGCCTACCACGGGCTGCCGTATTCCACCACGCTGCGGGTGCCGCCGATGGGAGCGGTGTGGCTCACGCACGAGGGCACGCGCTGA
- a CDS encoding DUF4328 domain-containing protein, with translation MYPPPPSAAYPPSPPPLRPVRGVAMFAVVALVCDSLVGVAAAVIDFWYAALVDRMIADPDSVTEAEINTGDLVYQVSGIVELLAYVVTAVAFLVWLFRVRENAEILAPDGHRRAKPWLIFGWIVPIIAYWFPKQIVDDIWDASARTPSPPKGLFHAWWAVWVVENLMATVVSRLLFDAEELDQIAAAARFDVVSIGLMLVAAVLAIFVVRRITDVQEEHRSAAFRGVPGAYPAY, from the coding sequence ATGTATCCGCCACCCCCTTCGGCCGCATACCCGCCTTCACCCCCGCCCTTACGCCCGGTCCGCGGCGTCGCGATGTTCGCGGTGGTGGCGCTGGTGTGCGACTCGCTTGTCGGCGTCGCCGCCGCGGTCATCGATTTCTGGTACGCGGCCCTGGTCGATCGCATGATCGCCGATCCCGACTCCGTGACGGAGGCGGAGATCAACACGGGCGACCTCGTCTACCAAGTGTCCGGCATCGTGGAGCTTCTGGCGTACGTCGTCACAGCCGTGGCGTTCCTGGTCTGGCTGTTCCGGGTCAGGGAGAACGCCGAGATCCTCGCGCCGGACGGGCACCGGCGGGCCAAGCCCTGGCTCATCTTCGGGTGGATCGTGCCGATCATCGCGTACTGGTTCCCGAAGCAGATCGTGGACGACATCTGGGACGCCTCCGCCCGCACTCCCTCACCTCCCAAAGGCCTGTTCCACGCCTGGTGGGCGGTCTGGGTGGTCGAAAACCTGATGGCCACTGTGGTCTCGCGCCTGCTGTTCGACGCAGAGGAGCTGGATCAGATCGCCGCGGCGGCGCGGTTCGACGTGGTGAGCATCGGGCTGATGCTGGTTGCCGCCGTGCTCGCCATCTTCGTGGTCCGGCGGATCACCGACGTCCAGGAAGAGCACCGCTCGGCGGCCTTCCGCGGCGTCCCGGGGGCGTATCCGGCGTACTAG
- a CDS encoding response regulator transcription factor: MRVLIADDEVLLREGLDRLLTETGVEVAATVGDAPALLRRVEELRPDIAIVDIRMPPTHTDEGLVAALKIREEFPGTGVLVLSHYLDSRYAMQLLDRYPEKVGYLLKERVSDLSVLLDALRRIAEGECVVDPTIVTRLMSRRRRGDPLDLLSKREREVLSLMAEGHSNQGICDLLHLSLRTVEAHVGNIFAKLRIPESTDRHRRVLAVLTLLRST; this comes from the coding sequence ATGCGCGTGCTCATCGCCGACGACGAGGTGTTGCTCCGGGAAGGGCTCGACCGTCTCCTGACCGAGACGGGCGTCGAGGTCGCCGCCACCGTGGGCGACGCCCCCGCCCTGCTGAGGCGGGTGGAGGAGCTGCGTCCTGACATCGCCATCGTGGACATCAGGATGCCGCCCACCCACACCGACGAGGGCCTGGTCGCCGCGCTGAAGATCCGCGAGGAGTTCCCCGGCACGGGCGTGCTGGTGCTGTCGCACTACCTCGACTCGCGCTACGCGATGCAACTCCTGGACCGCTACCCGGAGAAGGTCGGATACTTGCTCAAGGAACGGGTCTCCGACCTGTCGGTGCTGCTCGACGCGCTGCGCCGGATCGCCGAGGGCGAGTGCGTGGTCGATCCCACGATCGTGACCCGGCTGATGAGCCGGCGCCGGCGGGGAGATCCGCTCGATCTGCTCTCCAAGCGGGAGCGCGAGGTGCTGTCGCTGATGGCCGAGGGGCACTCCAACCAGGGCATCTGCGACCTGCTCCACCTCAGCCTGCGTACGGTGGAGGCCCACGTGGGCAACATCTTCGCCAAGCTCCGCATCCCCGAGTCCACCGACCGCCACCGCCGCGTGCTCGCCGTCCTCACCCTGCTCCGCTCCACCTAG